One window from the genome of Clupea harengus chromosome 19, Ch_v2.0.2, whole genome shotgun sequence encodes:
- the LOC105901479 gene encoding phosphatidylinositol 4-phosphate 5-kinase type-1 alpha-like isoform X1: MAAADPFPQTLTGSAGELTDVALHTAFWRRIFPRRDSSGTGKMASHEKTIGHRGINPTGETTYKKTPSSALRDAIQLGIAHTVGSLTQKPDRDVLMQDFEVVESIIFPREGTNLTPAHHYMDFRFKTYAPIAFRYFRDMYGIRPDDYMYSLCNEHLIELSNSGASGSIFYVSSDDEFIIKTVQHKEAEFLQKLLPGYFLNLNQNKRTLLPKFYGLYCIQTGGKNIRLVVMNNLLPRAIPLHLKFDLKGSTYKRLASTRERAKLVPTCKDLDFRQDLPEGLLLEPEHYNALCKTIQRDCLLLQSFKIMDYSLLVGIHRLEQGGEEVPVAVPEQKRVPSQKPLYCTAMEAIQGEAQGQYADQCHDHMGGIPANSKGERVLLFIGIIDILQSYRFVKMLEHSWKAFVYDGDTVSVHRPGFYADRFQRFMCSTVFKRIPRELKTSPSRRSRGGPSTLRRANTGPATARLPLIQSNPQSRPPAQPPDRTHTQEPSRAPAQPTDSIGDPSGSLSAPRKESDRSSGMQTACPDLLLRTPAQSNITSTICAAAPLAEEESFATLQLPLQSQGEGEPRVN, from the exons ATGGCCGCTGCTGATCCTTTTCCGCAGACATTGACGGGCTCAGCAGGTGAGCTCACTGACG TAGCTCTGCACACAGCATTCTGGAGGAGGATATTTCCTCGGAGAG ATTCCAGTGGCACTGGAAAAATGGCATCACACGAG AAGACCATCGGCCATAGAGGCATCAACCCAACAGGAGAAACCACATACAAAAAG ACACCATCCTCGGCCTTGAGGGATGCCATCCAACTGGGCATTGCCCACACGGTGGGCAGCCTGACCCAGAAGCCAGACAGGGATGTGCTCATGCAGGACTTTGAGGTGGTGGAAAGCATCATCTTCCctag GGAAGGCACCAATCTGACACCTGCTCACCACTACATGGACTTCCGTTTTAAGACCTATGCCCCCATCGCCTTTCGCTACTTCAGGGACATGTACGGCATTCGCCCAGATGACTACATG tacTCCCTGTGTAACGAGCACTTGATTGAGTTGTCCAACTCTGGAGCAAGTGGTTCCATCTTCTACGTCTCCAGTGACGATGAGTTCATCATCAAAACTGTTCAGCACAAGGAGGCAGAGTTCCTGCAGAAACTCTTGCCTGGATACTTCCTG AACCTGAACCAGAACAAACGGACCCTCCTGCCCAAGTTTTATGGGCTCTACTGCATCCAGACGGGGGGTAAGAACATCCGCCTGGTGGTCATGAACAACCTGCTGCCCCGTGCCATCCCCTTGCACCTCAAGTTTGACCTGAAGGGCTCCACTTACAAGCGTCTGGCGTCGACACGGGAGCGTGCCAAATTGGTGCCAACCTGCAAGGACCTAGACTTCCGCCAGGACCTCCCTGAGGGTCTGCTGCTGGAGCCTGAACACTACAATGCCCTCTGCAAGACCATCCAGAGAGACTgcctg CTGCTTCAGAGCTTCAAGATCATGGACTACAGCCTGCTGGTGGGCATCCACCGGCTGGAGCAGGGTGGGGAGGAGGTGCCCGTGGCGGTGCCCGAGCAGAAAAGGGTGCCGAGCCAGAAGCCGCTCTACTGCACGGCCATGGAGGCCATCCAGGGCGAGGCCCAGGGACAGTACGCGGACCAGTGCCATGACCA caTGGGTGGTATCCCTGCCAACTCAAAAGGGGAGAGGGTACTGCTCTTCATTGGTATCATTGACATCTTGCAATCCTACAG atttgTGAAGATGCTGGAACATTCCTGGAAGGCTTTTGTCTATGACGGG GATACTGTGTCAGTACACAGGCCAGGTTTCTATGCCGACCGCTTCCAGAGGTTCATGTGCAGTACAGTCTTTAAGAGGATCCCACGTGAAT TGAAGACCTCACCCTCTAGGAGGAGTCGTGGGGGGCCTTCGACCCTGCGGCGAGCCAACACAGGCCCGGCCACTGCCCGTCTGCCACTCATCCAGTCGAACCCTCAGTCCCGCCCTCCAGCCCAACCCCCAGACAGGACCCACACCCAGGAGCCCTCGAGggccccagcccagcccacagACAGCATTGGCGACCCCTCAGgttccctctctgctcctaGGAAGGAGAGTGACAGAAGCAGTG gCATGCAGACTGCATGCCCCGACCTGCTCCTGAGGACACCAGCACAATCTAACATCACTAGCACCATCTGTGCCGCCGCTCCCCttgcagaggaggagagcttCGCGACTCTCCA GCTCCCTCTCCAATCACAGGGTGAAGGTGAGCCAAGGGTCAACTGA
- the LOC105901479 gene encoding phosphatidylinositol 4-phosphate 5-kinase type-1 alpha-like isoform X3 — protein sequence MAAADPFPQTLTGSAVALHTAFWRRIFPRRDSSGTGKMASHEKTIGHRGINPTGETTYKKTPSSALRDAIQLGIAHTVGSLTQKPDRDVLMQDFEVVESIIFPREGTNLTPAHHYMDFRFKTYAPIAFRYFRDMYGIRPDDYMYSLCNEHLIELSNSGASGSIFYVSSDDEFIIKTVQHKEAEFLQKLLPGYFLNLNQNKRTLLPKFYGLYCIQTGGKNIRLVVMNNLLPRAIPLHLKFDLKGSTYKRLASTRERAKLVPTCKDLDFRQDLPEGLLLEPEHYNALCKTIQRDCLLLQSFKIMDYSLLVGIHRLEQGGEEVPVAVPEQKRVPSQKPLYCTAMEAIQGEAQGQYADQCHDHMGGIPANSKGERVLLFIGIIDILQSYRFVKMLEHSWKAFVYDGDTVSVHRPGFYADRFQRFMCSTVFKRIPRELKTSPSRRSRGGPSTLRRANTGPATARLPLIQSNPQSRPPAQPPDRTHTQEPSRAPAQPTDSIGDPSGSLSAPRKESDRSSGMQTACPDLLLRTPAQSNITSTICAAAPLAEEESFATLQLPLQSQGEGEPRVN from the exons ATGGCCGCTGCTGATCCTTTTCCGCAGACATTGACGGGCTCAGCAG TAGCTCTGCACACAGCATTCTGGAGGAGGATATTTCCTCGGAGAG ATTCCAGTGGCACTGGAAAAATGGCATCACACGAG AAGACCATCGGCCATAGAGGCATCAACCCAACAGGAGAAACCACATACAAAAAG ACACCATCCTCGGCCTTGAGGGATGCCATCCAACTGGGCATTGCCCACACGGTGGGCAGCCTGACCCAGAAGCCAGACAGGGATGTGCTCATGCAGGACTTTGAGGTGGTGGAAAGCATCATCTTCCctag GGAAGGCACCAATCTGACACCTGCTCACCACTACATGGACTTCCGTTTTAAGACCTATGCCCCCATCGCCTTTCGCTACTTCAGGGACATGTACGGCATTCGCCCAGATGACTACATG tacTCCCTGTGTAACGAGCACTTGATTGAGTTGTCCAACTCTGGAGCAAGTGGTTCCATCTTCTACGTCTCCAGTGACGATGAGTTCATCATCAAAACTGTTCAGCACAAGGAGGCAGAGTTCCTGCAGAAACTCTTGCCTGGATACTTCCTG AACCTGAACCAGAACAAACGGACCCTCCTGCCCAAGTTTTATGGGCTCTACTGCATCCAGACGGGGGGTAAGAACATCCGCCTGGTGGTCATGAACAACCTGCTGCCCCGTGCCATCCCCTTGCACCTCAAGTTTGACCTGAAGGGCTCCACTTACAAGCGTCTGGCGTCGACACGGGAGCGTGCCAAATTGGTGCCAACCTGCAAGGACCTAGACTTCCGCCAGGACCTCCCTGAGGGTCTGCTGCTGGAGCCTGAACACTACAATGCCCTCTGCAAGACCATCCAGAGAGACTgcctg CTGCTTCAGAGCTTCAAGATCATGGACTACAGCCTGCTGGTGGGCATCCACCGGCTGGAGCAGGGTGGGGAGGAGGTGCCCGTGGCGGTGCCCGAGCAGAAAAGGGTGCCGAGCCAGAAGCCGCTCTACTGCACGGCCATGGAGGCCATCCAGGGCGAGGCCCAGGGACAGTACGCGGACCAGTGCCATGACCA caTGGGTGGTATCCCTGCCAACTCAAAAGGGGAGAGGGTACTGCTCTTCATTGGTATCATTGACATCTTGCAATCCTACAG atttgTGAAGATGCTGGAACATTCCTGGAAGGCTTTTGTCTATGACGGG GATACTGTGTCAGTACACAGGCCAGGTTTCTATGCCGACCGCTTCCAGAGGTTCATGTGCAGTACAGTCTTTAAGAGGATCCCACGTGAAT TGAAGACCTCACCCTCTAGGAGGAGTCGTGGGGGGCCTTCGACCCTGCGGCGAGCCAACACAGGCCCGGCCACTGCCCGTCTGCCACTCATCCAGTCGAACCCTCAGTCCCGCCCTCCAGCCCAACCCCCAGACAGGACCCACACCCAGGAGCCCTCGAGggccccagcccagcccacagACAGCATTGGCGACCCCTCAGgttccctctctgctcctaGGAAGGAGAGTGACAGAAGCAGTG gCATGCAGACTGCATGCCCCGACCTGCTCCTGAGGACACCAGCACAATCTAACATCACTAGCACCATCTGTGCCGCCGCTCCCCttgcagaggaggagagcttCGCGACTCTCCA GCTCCCTCTCCAATCACAGGGTGAAGGTGAGCCAAGGGTCAACTGA
- the LOC105901479 gene encoding phosphatidylinositol 4-phosphate 5-kinase type-1 alpha-like isoform X2: MAAADPFPQTLTGSAGELTDALHTAFWRRIFPRRDSSGTGKMASHEKTIGHRGINPTGETTYKKTPSSALRDAIQLGIAHTVGSLTQKPDRDVLMQDFEVVESIIFPREGTNLTPAHHYMDFRFKTYAPIAFRYFRDMYGIRPDDYMYSLCNEHLIELSNSGASGSIFYVSSDDEFIIKTVQHKEAEFLQKLLPGYFLNLNQNKRTLLPKFYGLYCIQTGGKNIRLVVMNNLLPRAIPLHLKFDLKGSTYKRLASTRERAKLVPTCKDLDFRQDLPEGLLLEPEHYNALCKTIQRDCLLLQSFKIMDYSLLVGIHRLEQGGEEVPVAVPEQKRVPSQKPLYCTAMEAIQGEAQGQYADQCHDHMGGIPANSKGERVLLFIGIIDILQSYRFVKMLEHSWKAFVYDGDTVSVHRPGFYADRFQRFMCSTVFKRIPRELKTSPSRRSRGGPSTLRRANTGPATARLPLIQSNPQSRPPAQPPDRTHTQEPSRAPAQPTDSIGDPSGSLSAPRKESDRSSGMQTACPDLLLRTPAQSNITSTICAAAPLAEEESFATLQLPLQSQGEGEPRVN, translated from the exons ATGGCCGCTGCTGATCCTTTTCCGCAGACATTGACGGGCTCAGCAGGTGAGCTCACTGACG CTCTGCACACAGCATTCTGGAGGAGGATATTTCCTCGGAGAG ATTCCAGTGGCACTGGAAAAATGGCATCACACGAG AAGACCATCGGCCATAGAGGCATCAACCCAACAGGAGAAACCACATACAAAAAG ACACCATCCTCGGCCTTGAGGGATGCCATCCAACTGGGCATTGCCCACACGGTGGGCAGCCTGACCCAGAAGCCAGACAGGGATGTGCTCATGCAGGACTTTGAGGTGGTGGAAAGCATCATCTTCCctag GGAAGGCACCAATCTGACACCTGCTCACCACTACATGGACTTCCGTTTTAAGACCTATGCCCCCATCGCCTTTCGCTACTTCAGGGACATGTACGGCATTCGCCCAGATGACTACATG tacTCCCTGTGTAACGAGCACTTGATTGAGTTGTCCAACTCTGGAGCAAGTGGTTCCATCTTCTACGTCTCCAGTGACGATGAGTTCATCATCAAAACTGTTCAGCACAAGGAGGCAGAGTTCCTGCAGAAACTCTTGCCTGGATACTTCCTG AACCTGAACCAGAACAAACGGACCCTCCTGCCCAAGTTTTATGGGCTCTACTGCATCCAGACGGGGGGTAAGAACATCCGCCTGGTGGTCATGAACAACCTGCTGCCCCGTGCCATCCCCTTGCACCTCAAGTTTGACCTGAAGGGCTCCACTTACAAGCGTCTGGCGTCGACACGGGAGCGTGCCAAATTGGTGCCAACCTGCAAGGACCTAGACTTCCGCCAGGACCTCCCTGAGGGTCTGCTGCTGGAGCCTGAACACTACAATGCCCTCTGCAAGACCATCCAGAGAGACTgcctg CTGCTTCAGAGCTTCAAGATCATGGACTACAGCCTGCTGGTGGGCATCCACCGGCTGGAGCAGGGTGGGGAGGAGGTGCCCGTGGCGGTGCCCGAGCAGAAAAGGGTGCCGAGCCAGAAGCCGCTCTACTGCACGGCCATGGAGGCCATCCAGGGCGAGGCCCAGGGACAGTACGCGGACCAGTGCCATGACCA caTGGGTGGTATCCCTGCCAACTCAAAAGGGGAGAGGGTACTGCTCTTCATTGGTATCATTGACATCTTGCAATCCTACAG atttgTGAAGATGCTGGAACATTCCTGGAAGGCTTTTGTCTATGACGGG GATACTGTGTCAGTACACAGGCCAGGTTTCTATGCCGACCGCTTCCAGAGGTTCATGTGCAGTACAGTCTTTAAGAGGATCCCACGTGAAT TGAAGACCTCACCCTCTAGGAGGAGTCGTGGGGGGCCTTCGACCCTGCGGCGAGCCAACACAGGCCCGGCCACTGCCCGTCTGCCACTCATCCAGTCGAACCCTCAGTCCCGCCCTCCAGCCCAACCCCCAGACAGGACCCACACCCAGGAGCCCTCGAGggccccagcccagcccacagACAGCATTGGCGACCCCTCAGgttccctctctgctcctaGGAAGGAGAGTGACAGAAGCAGTG gCATGCAGACTGCATGCCCCGACCTGCTCCTGAGGACACCAGCACAATCTAACATCACTAGCACCATCTGTGCCGCCGCTCCCCttgcagaggaggagagcttCGCGACTCTCCA GCTCCCTCTCCAATCACAGGGTGAAGGTGAGCCAAGGGTCAACTGA
- the LOC105901479 gene encoding phosphatidylinositol 4-phosphate 5-kinase type-1 alpha-like isoform X4, whose translation MAAADPFPQTLTGSAGELTDDSSGTGKMASHEKTIGHRGINPTGETTYKKTPSSALRDAIQLGIAHTVGSLTQKPDRDVLMQDFEVVESIIFPREGTNLTPAHHYMDFRFKTYAPIAFRYFRDMYGIRPDDYMYSLCNEHLIELSNSGASGSIFYVSSDDEFIIKTVQHKEAEFLQKLLPGYFLNLNQNKRTLLPKFYGLYCIQTGGKNIRLVVMNNLLPRAIPLHLKFDLKGSTYKRLASTRERAKLVPTCKDLDFRQDLPEGLLLEPEHYNALCKTIQRDCLLLQSFKIMDYSLLVGIHRLEQGGEEVPVAVPEQKRVPSQKPLYCTAMEAIQGEAQGQYADQCHDHMGGIPANSKGERVLLFIGIIDILQSYRFVKMLEHSWKAFVYDGDTVSVHRPGFYADRFQRFMCSTVFKRIPRELKTSPSRRSRGGPSTLRRANTGPATARLPLIQSNPQSRPPAQPPDRTHTQEPSRAPAQPTDSIGDPSGSLSAPRKESDRSSGMQTACPDLLLRTPAQSNITSTICAAAPLAEEESFATLQLPLQSQGEGEPRVN comes from the exons ATGGCCGCTGCTGATCCTTTTCCGCAGACATTGACGGGCTCAGCAGGTGAGCTCACTGACG ATTCCAGTGGCACTGGAAAAATGGCATCACACGAG AAGACCATCGGCCATAGAGGCATCAACCCAACAGGAGAAACCACATACAAAAAG ACACCATCCTCGGCCTTGAGGGATGCCATCCAACTGGGCATTGCCCACACGGTGGGCAGCCTGACCCAGAAGCCAGACAGGGATGTGCTCATGCAGGACTTTGAGGTGGTGGAAAGCATCATCTTCCctag GGAAGGCACCAATCTGACACCTGCTCACCACTACATGGACTTCCGTTTTAAGACCTATGCCCCCATCGCCTTTCGCTACTTCAGGGACATGTACGGCATTCGCCCAGATGACTACATG tacTCCCTGTGTAACGAGCACTTGATTGAGTTGTCCAACTCTGGAGCAAGTGGTTCCATCTTCTACGTCTCCAGTGACGATGAGTTCATCATCAAAACTGTTCAGCACAAGGAGGCAGAGTTCCTGCAGAAACTCTTGCCTGGATACTTCCTG AACCTGAACCAGAACAAACGGACCCTCCTGCCCAAGTTTTATGGGCTCTACTGCATCCAGACGGGGGGTAAGAACATCCGCCTGGTGGTCATGAACAACCTGCTGCCCCGTGCCATCCCCTTGCACCTCAAGTTTGACCTGAAGGGCTCCACTTACAAGCGTCTGGCGTCGACACGGGAGCGTGCCAAATTGGTGCCAACCTGCAAGGACCTAGACTTCCGCCAGGACCTCCCTGAGGGTCTGCTGCTGGAGCCTGAACACTACAATGCCCTCTGCAAGACCATCCAGAGAGACTgcctg CTGCTTCAGAGCTTCAAGATCATGGACTACAGCCTGCTGGTGGGCATCCACCGGCTGGAGCAGGGTGGGGAGGAGGTGCCCGTGGCGGTGCCCGAGCAGAAAAGGGTGCCGAGCCAGAAGCCGCTCTACTGCACGGCCATGGAGGCCATCCAGGGCGAGGCCCAGGGACAGTACGCGGACCAGTGCCATGACCA caTGGGTGGTATCCCTGCCAACTCAAAAGGGGAGAGGGTACTGCTCTTCATTGGTATCATTGACATCTTGCAATCCTACAG atttgTGAAGATGCTGGAACATTCCTGGAAGGCTTTTGTCTATGACGGG GATACTGTGTCAGTACACAGGCCAGGTTTCTATGCCGACCGCTTCCAGAGGTTCATGTGCAGTACAGTCTTTAAGAGGATCCCACGTGAAT TGAAGACCTCACCCTCTAGGAGGAGTCGTGGGGGGCCTTCGACCCTGCGGCGAGCCAACACAGGCCCGGCCACTGCCCGTCTGCCACTCATCCAGTCGAACCCTCAGTCCCGCCCTCCAGCCCAACCCCCAGACAGGACCCACACCCAGGAGCCCTCGAGggccccagcccagcccacagACAGCATTGGCGACCCCTCAGgttccctctctgctcctaGGAAGGAGAGTGACAGAAGCAGTG gCATGCAGACTGCATGCCCCGACCTGCTCCTGAGGACACCAGCACAATCTAACATCACTAGCACCATCTGTGCCGCCGCTCCCCttgcagaggaggagagcttCGCGACTCTCCA GCTCCCTCTCCAATCACAGGGTGAAGGTGAGCCAAGGGTCAACTGA
- the LOC105901479 gene encoding phosphatidylinositol 4-phosphate 5-kinase type-1 alpha-like isoform X5 yields the protein MAAADPFPQTLTGSADSSGTGKMASHEKTIGHRGINPTGETTYKKTPSSALRDAIQLGIAHTVGSLTQKPDRDVLMQDFEVVESIIFPREGTNLTPAHHYMDFRFKTYAPIAFRYFRDMYGIRPDDYMYSLCNEHLIELSNSGASGSIFYVSSDDEFIIKTVQHKEAEFLQKLLPGYFLNLNQNKRTLLPKFYGLYCIQTGGKNIRLVVMNNLLPRAIPLHLKFDLKGSTYKRLASTRERAKLVPTCKDLDFRQDLPEGLLLEPEHYNALCKTIQRDCLLLQSFKIMDYSLLVGIHRLEQGGEEVPVAVPEQKRVPSQKPLYCTAMEAIQGEAQGQYADQCHDHMGGIPANSKGERVLLFIGIIDILQSYRFVKMLEHSWKAFVYDGDTVSVHRPGFYADRFQRFMCSTVFKRIPRELKTSPSRRSRGGPSTLRRANTGPATARLPLIQSNPQSRPPAQPPDRTHTQEPSRAPAQPTDSIGDPSGSLSAPRKESDRSSGMQTACPDLLLRTPAQSNITSTICAAAPLAEEESFATLQLPLQSQGEGEPRVN from the exons ATGGCCGCTGCTGATCCTTTTCCGCAGACATTGACGGGCTCAGCAG ATTCCAGTGGCACTGGAAAAATGGCATCACACGAG AAGACCATCGGCCATAGAGGCATCAACCCAACAGGAGAAACCACATACAAAAAG ACACCATCCTCGGCCTTGAGGGATGCCATCCAACTGGGCATTGCCCACACGGTGGGCAGCCTGACCCAGAAGCCAGACAGGGATGTGCTCATGCAGGACTTTGAGGTGGTGGAAAGCATCATCTTCCctag GGAAGGCACCAATCTGACACCTGCTCACCACTACATGGACTTCCGTTTTAAGACCTATGCCCCCATCGCCTTTCGCTACTTCAGGGACATGTACGGCATTCGCCCAGATGACTACATG tacTCCCTGTGTAACGAGCACTTGATTGAGTTGTCCAACTCTGGAGCAAGTGGTTCCATCTTCTACGTCTCCAGTGACGATGAGTTCATCATCAAAACTGTTCAGCACAAGGAGGCAGAGTTCCTGCAGAAACTCTTGCCTGGATACTTCCTG AACCTGAACCAGAACAAACGGACCCTCCTGCCCAAGTTTTATGGGCTCTACTGCATCCAGACGGGGGGTAAGAACATCCGCCTGGTGGTCATGAACAACCTGCTGCCCCGTGCCATCCCCTTGCACCTCAAGTTTGACCTGAAGGGCTCCACTTACAAGCGTCTGGCGTCGACACGGGAGCGTGCCAAATTGGTGCCAACCTGCAAGGACCTAGACTTCCGCCAGGACCTCCCTGAGGGTCTGCTGCTGGAGCCTGAACACTACAATGCCCTCTGCAAGACCATCCAGAGAGACTgcctg CTGCTTCAGAGCTTCAAGATCATGGACTACAGCCTGCTGGTGGGCATCCACCGGCTGGAGCAGGGTGGGGAGGAGGTGCCCGTGGCGGTGCCCGAGCAGAAAAGGGTGCCGAGCCAGAAGCCGCTCTACTGCACGGCCATGGAGGCCATCCAGGGCGAGGCCCAGGGACAGTACGCGGACCAGTGCCATGACCA caTGGGTGGTATCCCTGCCAACTCAAAAGGGGAGAGGGTACTGCTCTTCATTGGTATCATTGACATCTTGCAATCCTACAG atttgTGAAGATGCTGGAACATTCCTGGAAGGCTTTTGTCTATGACGGG GATACTGTGTCAGTACACAGGCCAGGTTTCTATGCCGACCGCTTCCAGAGGTTCATGTGCAGTACAGTCTTTAAGAGGATCCCACGTGAAT TGAAGACCTCACCCTCTAGGAGGAGTCGTGGGGGGCCTTCGACCCTGCGGCGAGCCAACACAGGCCCGGCCACTGCCCGTCTGCCACTCATCCAGTCGAACCCTCAGTCCCGCCCTCCAGCCCAACCCCCAGACAGGACCCACACCCAGGAGCCCTCGAGggccccagcccagcccacagACAGCATTGGCGACCCCTCAGgttccctctctgctcctaGGAAGGAGAGTGACAGAAGCAGTG gCATGCAGACTGCATGCCCCGACCTGCTCCTGAGGACACCAGCACAATCTAACATCACTAGCACCATCTGTGCCGCCGCTCCCCttgcagaggaggagagcttCGCGACTCTCCA GCTCCCTCTCCAATCACAGGGTGAAGGTGAGCCAAGGGTCAACTGA
- the LOC105901479 gene encoding phosphatidylinositol 4-phosphate 5-kinase type-1 alpha-like isoform X6, producing the protein MASHEKTIGHRGINPTGETTYKKTPSSALRDAIQLGIAHTVGSLTQKPDRDVLMQDFEVVESIIFPREGTNLTPAHHYMDFRFKTYAPIAFRYFRDMYGIRPDDYMYSLCNEHLIELSNSGASGSIFYVSSDDEFIIKTVQHKEAEFLQKLLPGYFLNLNQNKRTLLPKFYGLYCIQTGGKNIRLVVMNNLLPRAIPLHLKFDLKGSTYKRLASTRERAKLVPTCKDLDFRQDLPEGLLLEPEHYNALCKTIQRDCLLLQSFKIMDYSLLVGIHRLEQGGEEVPVAVPEQKRVPSQKPLYCTAMEAIQGEAQGQYADQCHDHMGGIPANSKGERVLLFIGIIDILQSYRFVKMLEHSWKAFVYDGDTVSVHRPGFYADRFQRFMCSTVFKRIPRELKTSPSRRSRGGPSTLRRANTGPATARLPLIQSNPQSRPPAQPPDRTHTQEPSRAPAQPTDSIGDPSGSLSAPRKESDRSSGMQTACPDLLLRTPAQSNITSTICAAAPLAEEESFATLQLPLQSQGEGEPRVN; encoded by the exons ATGGCATCACACGAG AAGACCATCGGCCATAGAGGCATCAACCCAACAGGAGAAACCACATACAAAAAG ACACCATCCTCGGCCTTGAGGGATGCCATCCAACTGGGCATTGCCCACACGGTGGGCAGCCTGACCCAGAAGCCAGACAGGGATGTGCTCATGCAGGACTTTGAGGTGGTGGAAAGCATCATCTTCCctag GGAAGGCACCAATCTGACACCTGCTCACCACTACATGGACTTCCGTTTTAAGACCTATGCCCCCATCGCCTTTCGCTACTTCAGGGACATGTACGGCATTCGCCCAGATGACTACATG tacTCCCTGTGTAACGAGCACTTGATTGAGTTGTCCAACTCTGGAGCAAGTGGTTCCATCTTCTACGTCTCCAGTGACGATGAGTTCATCATCAAAACTGTTCAGCACAAGGAGGCAGAGTTCCTGCAGAAACTCTTGCCTGGATACTTCCTG AACCTGAACCAGAACAAACGGACCCTCCTGCCCAAGTTTTATGGGCTCTACTGCATCCAGACGGGGGGTAAGAACATCCGCCTGGTGGTCATGAACAACCTGCTGCCCCGTGCCATCCCCTTGCACCTCAAGTTTGACCTGAAGGGCTCCACTTACAAGCGTCTGGCGTCGACACGGGAGCGTGCCAAATTGGTGCCAACCTGCAAGGACCTAGACTTCCGCCAGGACCTCCCTGAGGGTCTGCTGCTGGAGCCTGAACACTACAATGCCCTCTGCAAGACCATCCAGAGAGACTgcctg CTGCTTCAGAGCTTCAAGATCATGGACTACAGCCTGCTGGTGGGCATCCACCGGCTGGAGCAGGGTGGGGAGGAGGTGCCCGTGGCGGTGCCCGAGCAGAAAAGGGTGCCGAGCCAGAAGCCGCTCTACTGCACGGCCATGGAGGCCATCCAGGGCGAGGCCCAGGGACAGTACGCGGACCAGTGCCATGACCA caTGGGTGGTATCCCTGCCAACTCAAAAGGGGAGAGGGTACTGCTCTTCATTGGTATCATTGACATCTTGCAATCCTACAG atttgTGAAGATGCTGGAACATTCCTGGAAGGCTTTTGTCTATGACGGG GATACTGTGTCAGTACACAGGCCAGGTTTCTATGCCGACCGCTTCCAGAGGTTCATGTGCAGTACAGTCTTTAAGAGGATCCCACGTGAAT TGAAGACCTCACCCTCTAGGAGGAGTCGTGGGGGGCCTTCGACCCTGCGGCGAGCCAACACAGGCCCGGCCACTGCCCGTCTGCCACTCATCCAGTCGAACCCTCAGTCCCGCCCTCCAGCCCAACCCCCAGACAGGACCCACACCCAGGAGCCCTCGAGggccccagcccagcccacagACAGCATTGGCGACCCCTCAGgttccctctctgctcctaGGAAGGAGAGTGACAGAAGCAGTG gCATGCAGACTGCATGCCCCGACCTGCTCCTGAGGACACCAGCACAATCTAACATCACTAGCACCATCTGTGCCGCCGCTCCCCttgcagaggaggagagcttCGCGACTCTCCA GCTCCCTCTCCAATCACAGGGTGAAGGTGAGCCAAGGGTCAACTGA